The following proteins come from a genomic window of Paenibacillus spongiae:
- the mutL gene encoding DNA mismatch repair endonuclease MutL — protein sequence MGKISVLDEQLANQIAAGEVVERPSSVVKELVENAVDAGGSTIDITIEEGGLTLIRVVDNGSGIEDDDMKLAFFRHATSKLKSSKDLFRIASLGFRGEALPSIAAVAKVECISSTETSGLGKRLAIEGGTITAYEEANTPQGTDITVRDLFYNTPARLKYMKSIQTEIGHIADYVNRLALAHPGIAFTLKHNGSLLLRTLGSGERLQTFAAVYGSSAAKAMLPVEGEHPDYDLRGYVSKPELTRANRNGITVIVNGRYIRSFIVNQAILQAFHTLLPINRFPLAVLELGMHPSLLDVNVHPSKMEVRFSKEPELRQFIEESIGKVLGRQRHIPGPAAPAERSKPLYVQDQISFHRPEPADLTDSTQSSLPADRSPFQRAQSEVRGWTNGGISGGSNQQSWQTNRPAIPKDAAERLYAPPSNSAADPQMLRETAAGAAFTADWPRVERQWNDLSHDKAETDNPRVTGAENPDSTADSKLEAPIPTSDPAEDIVSSDLASSHNSQTENRASASAFPELYWIGQLHGTYIVAQNEEGLFLIDQHAAHERINYEYFLEKFGRPVQASQQLLVPLTLEFTATEASALRSRLSLLQDAGVELEPFGANTFLVRAYPEWLPSGDEQAVIEEMTEWLLSEKGAVDIGKVREKSAIMCACKASIKANDRMTREEGEGLFRRLAACKQPYTCPHGRPIVVTMTTYQLEKMFKRVMS from the coding sequence ATGGGGAAAATATCGGTATTGGACGAGCAGCTTGCCAATCAGATCGCAGCCGGCGAGGTCGTCGAGCGTCCTTCGTCGGTCGTCAAGGAGCTTGTCGAGAATGCGGTGGATGCCGGCGGCTCAACGATTGACATCACGATCGAGGAGGGCGGACTTACGCTCATTCGCGTCGTCGATAACGGATCGGGTATCGAGGATGACGATATGAAGCTGGCCTTCTTCCGCCATGCCACCAGTAAACTGAAATCGAGCAAAGATTTGTTCCGTATCGCAAGTCTCGGATTCCGCGGCGAAGCGCTGCCCAGTATCGCGGCGGTTGCCAAGGTAGAATGCATCTCATCGACGGAAACGTCGGGGCTTGGCAAACGTCTCGCAATCGAAGGCGGGACGATTACGGCATATGAGGAGGCAAATACCCCGCAAGGGACGGATATTACGGTGCGTGATCTGTTCTATAACACGCCGGCCAGACTGAAATATATGAAATCCATCCAGACCGAAATCGGCCATATAGCCGATTATGTCAACCGGCTGGCGCTTGCACACCCGGGGATAGCTTTTACGCTGAAGCATAACGGCAGTCTGCTGCTGCGGACGCTCGGGAGCGGAGAAAGACTGCAGACCTTCGCCGCAGTCTACGGTTCGAGTGCCGCCAAAGCCATGCTCCCGGTGGAAGGCGAGCATCCGGACTATGATTTGCGCGGCTACGTCTCGAAGCCGGAGCTGACAAGAGCCAATCGGAACGGAATCACGGTCATCGTCAATGGAAGGTACATTCGCAGCTTTATCGTGAATCAGGCTATCCTGCAAGCGTTCCATACGCTTCTTCCGATCAACCGGTTCCCGCTTGCGGTATTGGAGCTCGGCATGCATCCTTCCCTGTTGGATGTGAATGTCCATCCTTCCAAGATGGAGGTGCGCTTCAGCAAGGAGCCTGAGCTTCGCCAGTTCATCGAAGAGAGTATTGGCAAAGTCCTCGGTCGCCAGCGGCATATACCCGGCCCGGCTGCTCCAGCCGAACGCTCCAAGCCATTATATGTCCAGGATCAGATTTCATTTCACCGGCCGGAACCGGCTGATCTGACCGATTCAACGCAATCGTCATTACCGGCTGACCGCAGCCCGTTCCAGCGAGCCCAAAGTGAGGTCAGAGGCTGGACTAACGGAGGAATCTCAGGCGGCAGCAATCAGCAGTCTTGGCAAACCAACCGCCCAGCCATACCGAAGGACGCAGCGGAGAGACTTTACGCCCCTCCGTCCAATAGTGCCGCTGATCCTCAGATGCTTAGAGAAACGGCAGCTGGCGCCGCATTCACTGCAGACTGGCCGAGAGTTGAACGACAGTGGAATGACCTTTCACATGATAAGGCAGAAACGGATAACCCGCGAGTGACCGGAGCAGAGAATCCAGATTCAACAGCGGATTCCAAGCTTGAGGCGCCGATTCCGACATCCGATCCGGCTGAAGATATCGTTTCTTCCGATTTGGCCAGCAGCCATAATTCGCAGACGGAGAATCGCGCATCCGCATCCGCGTTCCCGGAGCTGTATTGGATAGGCCAGCTTCATGGTACCTATATTGTCGCTCAGAACGAAGAGGGTCTGTTCCTGATCGATCAGCATGCGGCCCATGAGCGTATCAATTATGAATACTTTCTAGAGAAATTCGGGCGACCCGTACAGGCGAGCCAGCAGCTGCTTGTTCCGCTCACGCTTGAATTCACCGCAACAGAAGCTTCCGCTCTCCGCAGCAGGCTTTCACTGCTGCAGGATGCAGGCGTTGAATTGGAGCCGTTCGGTGCGAATACGTTCCTCGTACGGGCTTATCCGGAATGGCTGCCAAGCGGTGACGAGCAGGCCGTTATCGAAGAAATGACCGAGTGGCTTCTTAGCGAGAAGGGCGCGGTAGATATTGGCAAGGTACGCGAGAAATCGGCGATCATGTGCGCATGCAAAGCATCGATCAAAGCGAACGACAGAATGACGCGCGAGGAAGGGGAAGGCCTTTTTCGAAGACTGGCAGCCTGCAAGCAGCCCTATACCTGTCCGCACGGAAGACCGATTGTCGTCACCATGACAACCTATCAGCTGGAGAAAATGTTTAAGCGGGTGATGTCATGA